A single genomic interval of Helianthus annuus cultivar XRQ/B chromosome 6, HanXRQr2.0-SUNRISE, whole genome shotgun sequence harbors:
- the LOC118479523 gene encoding uncharacterized protein LOC118479523, translating to MHACVVSETAVGLWRMFEPNFEGKVELIPVELREGFNLEIVGNFRVPKRDVLKAPVPEGEKAVLADLGKFEKRIPKKHVERKQVKKTTRGRGKEKTDGSVAPPLVSQAAQPQDAGFSFFDFPLSPSHTAAADAGVPKEPAVPKEPAAPFVEVIPDPTVQVEKTVEKTVSQIFDTVLGRGEEEAARLRAEAEELVKAARAGAEQLERDRAAFDKQKKTAEWAAANAALGKEKAAAEVVAVKAQQAEARAVKALEEAKEAGARDAKALKEAKERESRSSKALEEAEVQTREGKLADITARVTVAEERANAAVEARDALTSSFNQLEADREWMRCHGIARVSTPCL from the exons ATGCATGCATGTGTTGTATCAGAGACTGCGGTTGgtctgtggaggatgtttgagcccaATTTCGAGGGCAAAGTTGAGCTGATTCCGGTTGAGCTACGGGAAGGTTTCAATCTAGAAATTGTTGGCAACTTCCGCGTACCCAAACGTGACGTGTTGAAGGCACCTGTACCAGAAGGAGAAAAAG CTGTCCTTGCGGACTTGGGGAAGTTTGAAAAGCGCATCCCCAAGAAACATGTGGAGAGGAAGCAGGTGAAGAAAACCACGCGGGGTCGTGGTAAGGAGAAGACTGATGGCTCAGTTGCCCCTCCTCTGGTGTCTCAGGCCGCAC AACCACAAGATGCAGGATTTTCTTTTTTTGATTTTCCTTTGTCTCCCTCGCATACCGCTGCTGCGGATGCGGGGGTGCCAAAGGAGCCTGCGGTGCCAAAGGAGCCTGCGGCACCTTTTGTTGAGGTGATTCCTGATCCCACCGTGCAGgtggagaagacggtggagaAGACTGTTTCCCAGATATTTGATACT gtgctAGGCCGCGGGGAAGAAGAAGCTGCTCGTTTGCGGGCCGAAGCAGaagagttggtgaaggctgcacgtgcgggtgcggagcagcttgaaagaGATAGAGCTGCTTTTGATAAGCAGAAAAAGACTGCagagtgggct gcagcgaacgctgCTTTGGGCAAAGAGAAGGCTGCAGCTGAGGTGGTTGCGGTTAAAGCCCAACAGGCGGAGGCCCGGGCtgtaaaggcgcttgaagaggccaaggaagcggGGGCTCGTGATGCAAAGGCCCTTAAGGAGGCCAAAGAGAGGGAGAGTCgctcttctaaggctcttgaagag GCTGAAGTTCAGACTCGCGAGGGTAAGCTCGCAGATATCACTGCCCGCGTGACTGTAGCGGAGGAGCGGGCAAACGCAGCTGTCGAGGCCAGGGATGCCTTGACGtcttcgtttaaccagcttgaggctgATCGTGAGTGGATGCGGTGTCACGGCATTGCACGTGTAAGTACTCCATGCCTTTGA